A region from the Triticum aestivum cultivar Chinese Spring chromosome 3D, IWGSC CS RefSeq v2.1, whole genome shotgun sequence genome encodes:
- the LOC123076582 gene encoding L-type lectin-domain containing receptor kinase IX.1-like → MAAVSFPHGIQIFMLLYYPICSLHLPHATSLSFSFNFSQPGGYDAQNFSFQGDAYYDSQSQTIELTKAGGSPNIQNSVGRALYAQPVPLWDAITGELARFTTSFTFEIKVNSELSGDGMTFFLGHYPPTSIPDPLDNGRNLGLFNKSVGTVATGDNRVVAVEFDTFFNVESDNSDSHMGIDVNSIISRAYTNVAVPGKNLTSNLPMTCHISYSNDTKILAAVLQIVDVTYRVNTSVDLRQMLPSVVAIGFSGATGVAVEQHQIMSWSFNSTLDPSPPRRNPKIPWKLLVEATGPVIVFLAIVCIFVGVRRRQLCTRKKHYRALARGLEHFDYHKLARATNKFSQENKLGQGGSASVYQGQLTSRHVAIKRFRPVASGEGRKAFEDELRIASGLRHKHLVELIGWCYDRKRNPIEFVCWWWDDRYTRLFLVYELLPQGSLDQHLHRGKSWLPWSKRYEIILDLGSALQYLHVDCEQGQQCIVHGDIKSSNVLLGSSYGAKLGDFGLARFVHHETGSQTTDVLQGTYGYIDPVFLDTCQRNRQSDIYSFGIVLLEMVSGRDPTMCLHDRPPLSSWIRSLYHRNDILDAADERLISGESNVTRQQMEHTLLIGLLCVHRDLSIRPSITHTMEALRSEELTLDIAPLAPVTLLLP, encoded by the exons ATGGCTGCTGTGAGCTTTCCCCACGGAATACAGATCTTCATGCTCCTCTACTACCCGATATGTTCTCTGCACTTGCCACATGCAACCTCGCTTTCCTTTAGCTTCAACTTTTCCCAGCCCGGTGGCTACGACGCCCAAAACTTCAGCTTCCAAGGCGACGCATACTACGACTCCCAGTCTCAGACGATCGAGCTGACGAAAGCCGGCGGGAGTCCAAACATCCAGAACAGCGTAGGCCGGGCGTTGTACGCGCAGCCCGTGCCGCTGTGGGATGCCATCACCGGAGAGCTGGCCCGGTTCACCACCTCCTTCACCTTCGAAATCAAGGTAAACAGTGAACTCAGTGGCGATGGCATGACTTTCTTCCTTGGCCATTACCCTCCGACGAGCATTCCCGATCCCCTCGACAATGGCCGGAACCTCGGCCTCTTCAACAAAAGCGTCGGCACGGTGGCGACCGGCGACAACCGAGTCGTGGCGGTTGAGTTCGACACGTTCTTCAACGTTGAGTCCGACAACAGCGACAGCCACATGGGCATCGACGTCAACTCCATCATCTCCCGGGCGTACACCAACGTGGCCGTGCCTGGAAAGAACCTCACATCGAACCTCCCAATGACTTGCCACATCAGCTACAGCAATGACACAAAAATCCTTGCTGCTGTTCTCCAGATCGTCGACGTGACCTACCGTGTCAACACAAGTGTTGACCTGAGGCAGATGCTGCCTAGTGTGGTGGCCATTGGCTTCTCGGGTGCTACTGGCGTGGCCGTCGAGCAACACCAAATAATGTCCTGGTCATTCAACTCCACCTTGGATCCGTCGCCTCCACGGAGGAACCCCAAGATTCCGTGGAAACTACTAGTAGAGGCAACCGGACCAGTTATCGTTTTTTTGGCGATTGTGTGCATCTTTGTTGGCGTCCGACGACGGCAGCTATGCACGAGAAAGAAGCATTACAGAGCTCTTGCCAGAGGCCTTGAACATTTTGATTATCATAAGCTAGCGCGTGCAACCAACAAATTCTCACAGGAGAACAAGCTCGGGCAAGGAGGTTCCGCCTCTGTTTATCAGGGCCAACTGACAAGTAGACATGTGGCCATAAAGAGATTCAGGCCAGTAGCATCGGGCGAAGGGAGGAAGGCGTTCGAGGACGAACTCAGGATTGCCAGTGGCCTGAGGCACAAGCACCTAGTCGAATTGATAGGCTGGTGCTACGATCGCAAGAGGAACCCGATTGAGTTCGTATGCTGGTGGTGGGACGACAGGTACACACGTCTCTTTCTTGTGTATGAGCTTTTGCCACAAGGTAGCCTCGATCAACACCTACACAGGGGCAAAAGTTGGTTACCATGGTCCAAGAG GTATGAGATCATCCTCGACCTAGGATCTGCACTGCAATACCTCCACGTAGATTGTGAGCAAGGCCAACAATGTATCGTACACGGCGATATCAAGTCCAGCAACGTGCTCCTTGGGTCTTCATACGGTGCGAAGTTGGGTGACTTCGGATTGGCAAGGTTTGTTCACCATGAAACTGGGTCACAAACCACAGATGTTCTGCAGGGCACTTATGGATATATAGACCCTGTGTTCCTCGACACCTGCCAACGGAACAGGCAGTCAGACATATATAGTTTTGGCATTGTCCTACTAGAGATGGTCTccggaagggatccaacaatgtgTCTCCATGATAGGCCTCCATTGTCATCATGGATAAGGAGTTTGTACCATAGGAATGACATCCTAGACGCCGCAGATGAGAGGTTGATAAGCGGCGAGTCCAATGTCACGCGTCAACAGATGGAGCACACGTTACTCATTGGGCTCTTGTGCGTGCACCGGGACCTGAGCATACGACCGTCCATCACCCACACCATGGAAGCCCTGCGATCGGAGGAGCTGACATTGGACATTGCTCCCCTAGCGCCTGTGACACTCTTGCTGCCATAG
- the LOC123076583 gene encoding L-type lectin-domain containing receptor kinase IX.1-like: MAAAVSFSHRIQIFILLCYSTWSSLHLHRATALSFISNFADPDYDAQDLSFQGDAYYDAQSRMIQLTRNGDGTSVNNSVGRAFLTTPMPLWDTVTGELARFTTSFTFQIKVSNATTGDGLTFFLGRYPSSSIPNVIRDMGGGNLGLFNKIAGTVATGDDRAVAVEFDTFFNDNFDPSGSHMGIDVNSIVSQVYTNATVPGKNLTSGFLMSCQISYGNDTKRLAAVLQIGDVTYSVSTSVDLRQVLPSVVAIGFSGATGDAVELHQIMSWSFNSTLDLRPAPAPAPSEIPVPTPKSSKVHLWKLLVEVTGPVIAVIAIVCIFVGVHRWQLCMRKKQCRALARGLGHIDYHKLARATNNFAKETRLGQGGSAFVYRGQLTSPSRPVAIKRFKPAASGQGRQAFEDELRIASRLRHRNLVELIGWCYDDKRNPIEFLCWWRNDRHTRLFLVYELLPQGSLDQHLHGGNNWLPWDKRYEIILDLGSALQYLHVDCEQQQQCIVHGDIKSSNVLLDTSYGAKSGDFGLARFVDHETGSQTTDVLQGTYGYIDPVFIDTSQRNMQSDIYSFGIVLLEMVSGRDPTVRLPDKPPLSSWARSLYHGNAILEAADSRLIGDESTAGRQQMERVLLVGLLCVHQDLSSRPSITHAMDALRSDELKLDITPLAPMMH, translated from the exons ATGGCTGCCGCTGTGAGCTTCTCCCACCGAATACAGATCTTCATCCTCCTCTGCTACTCGACATGGTCTTCTCTGCATCTGCATCGTGCTACCGCGCTTTCTTTTATCTCCAACTTCGCCGATCCCGACTACGACGCCCAAGACCTCAGTTTCCAGGGTGACGCATACTACGACGCCCAGTCTCGCATGATCCAACTCACAAGAAACGGCGATGGCACAAGCGTCAATAACAGCGTAGGCCGAGCGTTCCTTACGACGCCCATGCCGCTCTGGGATACCGTCACCGGCGAGCTCGCCCGCTTCACCACCTCCTTCACCTTCCAAATCAAGGTAAGCAATGCAACCACTGGCGATGGCTTGACATTCTTCCTCGGGCGTTATCCTTCGTCGAGCATTCCCAATGTCATACGCGATATGGGCGGAGGGAACCTCGGCCTCTTCAACAAAATCGCTGGCACGGTGGCGACCGGCGACGACCGAGCCGTGGCGGTTGAGTTTGACACCTTCTTCAACGATAATTTCGACCCCAGTGGCAGCCACATGGGCATCGATGTCAATTCCATTGTCTCGCAGGTGTACACCAACGCGACTGTGCCTGGCAAGAACCTAACGTCTGGCTTTCTGATGAGTTGCCAGATTAGCTACGGCAACGACACAAAAAGACTAGCGGCCGTTCTCCAGATCGGCGACGTGACCTACAGTGTCAGCACGAGTGTTGACCTGAGGCAGGTCTTGCCCAGTGTGGTGGCCATCGGCTTCTCGGGTGCCACTGGGGATGCCGTCGAGTTACACCAAATAATGTCCTGGTCATTTAACTCCACCTTGGATCTGCGGCCTGCGCCAGCGCCTGCACCGTCCGAGATCCCGGTGCCTACTCCCAAGAGCTCCAAGGTTCACCTGTGGAAGCTGCTAGTAGAGGTAACTGGACCAGTTATTGCAGTTATCGCAATCGTGTGCATCTTTGTTGGCGTCCACCGATGGCAGCTATGCATGAGGAAGAAGCAATGCAGAGCACTCGCCAGGGGCCTTGGACATATCGATTATCATAAGCTGGCGCGTGCGACCAACAATTTCGCCAAGGAAACCAGGCTCGGGCAAGGAGGTTCCGCCTTTGTTTATAGGGGCCAACTGACAAGCCCAAGTAGACCGGTGGCAATAAAGAGATTCAAACCGGCGGCCTCCGGGCAGGGGAGGCAGGCGTTCGAGGACGAACTCAGGATCGCCAGTCGCCTGAGACACCGGAACCTGGTCGAATTGATAGGTTGGTGCTACGACGACAAGAGGAACCCAATTGAGTTTTTATGCTGGTGGCGGAACGACAGGCACACACGTCTCTTTCTTGTGTATGAGCTCTTGCCACAAGGTAGCCTTGATCAACACCTACATGGGGGCAACAATTGGTTACCATGGGACAAGAG GTACGAGATCATCCTCGACCTAGGTTCTGCACTGCAATACCTCCATGTAGATTGCGAGCAACAACAGCAGTGTATCGTACATGGTGATATCAAGTCGAGCAACGTACTGCTTGACACTTCATACGGTGCCAAGTCAGGCGACTTCGGATTAGCAAGATTTGTTGACCATGAAACCGGATCACAGACGACAGATGTCTTACAGGGCACTTATGGGTACATAGACCCTGTGTTCATCGACACAAGCCAGCGGAATATGCAGTCAGACATCTACAGTTTCGGCATTGTCCTACTAGAGATGGTTTCTGGAAGGGACCCAACGGTGCGTCTCCCTGATAAGCCCCCACTGTCGTCATGGGCAAGGAGTTTGTACCATGGGAATGCTATCTTGGAGGCCGCAGATAGCAGGCTGATAGGCGATGAGTCCACTGCTGGGAGACAACAGATGGAGCGGGTGCTACTTGTTGGGCTCTTGTGCGTGCACCAAGACCTGAGCAGCCGTCCGTCCATTACCCACGCCATGGATGCCCTGCGATCGGATGAGCTGAAATTGGACATCACTCCCCTTGCGCCCATGATGCATTGA